One Fuerstiella marisgermanici DNA window includes the following coding sequences:
- a CDS encoding ThuA domain-containing protein — translation MTFHRFIRYTLPCSVVILLASVSVAFGDGVLKLNARTRAEVSPGSNRFREVIKPLTWDASKTAIVICDMWNDHYCRNAARRVAEMAPRMNEVLKKAREQGVLIIHSPSGCMEQYEDMPQRKFALEAPKVETTIPLQGWCYLNEKHEPAMPVAVDQPSDDDGTIREAVRHFERQIDTLEIMDGDAISDGPDAFYLMKQRGIENVIIMGVHTNMCVLGRPFGIRQMVYQGQNIVLMRDMTDSMYNPRDEPYVNHYTGNDLVFEHIERHWCPTITSADILGGQPFRFPGDRRPHLVIVMAEEGYKTAQTLPPFALKHFGAYFKITCVYANADDRNDIPGIEALNDADVAIWSIRRRTLPKAQLDIVRKFIADGKPLVALRTTSHAFSLGKKNPADGLAEWPEFDSEVLGGNYQKDHLNKSATLVHAIEAAAGHPILHGIPTTDFRVSGTLYKNDPLPTTAAPLMLGHVEGSETVEPVAWTHQRPNGGRVFYTSLGHPGTFEIPEFQRLLKNATYWVAGLPIPASR, via the coding sequence ATGACTTTCCACAGGTTTATCCGGTACACACTTCCCTGCTCCGTTGTCATCTTACTGGCATCGGTAAGCGTTGCCTTTGGAGATGGCGTGCTGAAACTGAATGCCCGTACAAGAGCCGAAGTGTCTCCGGGCAGCAATCGCTTTCGTGAAGTGATTAAGCCACTGACATGGGACGCCAGTAAAACTGCGATCGTGATCTGTGACATGTGGAACGATCACTACTGCCGCAATGCTGCTCGCCGCGTAGCCGAAATGGCACCTCGGATGAATGAGGTCCTGAAAAAGGCGCGTGAGCAGGGTGTGTTAATCATTCATTCGCCCAGCGGCTGCATGGAGCAATATGAAGATATGCCTCAACGCAAATTTGCGTTGGAAGCGCCCAAAGTCGAAACGACGATCCCGTTGCAGGGCTGGTGCTACCTTAATGAAAAGCATGAACCTGCAATGCCCGTTGCAGTTGATCAGCCAAGTGACGACGACGGCACGATCCGAGAAGCTGTTCGCCATTTCGAACGTCAGATCGACACGCTGGAAATTATGGACGGCGACGCGATCTCCGATGGGCCCGATGCTTTCTACCTGATGAAGCAGCGTGGCATTGAAAACGTCATCATCATGGGAGTGCATACCAATATGTGTGTGCTGGGCCGGCCGTTTGGGATTCGGCAAATGGTGTATCAGGGGCAGAATATCGTGTTGATGCGCGACATGACGGATTCTATGTACAACCCACGCGATGAACCGTACGTCAACCACTACACGGGCAACGACCTGGTGTTTGAACATATTGAGCGACACTGGTGTCCGACAATCACCAGCGCCGATATTCTTGGTGGTCAGCCATTTCGCTTTCCCGGCGACCGACGTCCACATCTGGTGATCGTGATGGCGGAAGAAGGATATAAGACGGCTCAAACCCTTCCGCCGTTTGCCCTGAAACACTTTGGCGCTTACTTCAAGATCACGTGTGTCTACGCGAACGCAGACGACCGCAACGATATCCCCGGCATTGAAGCACTCAACGATGCGGACGTCGCCATTTGGTCCATTCGCCGGCGTACGCTACCGAAAGCTCAGCTTGATATCGTTCGCAAATTCATTGCCGATGGTAAGCCGCTGGTCGCCCTGCGCACCACCAGCCACGCCTTTAGTTTGGGAAAGAAGAATCCTGCGGATGGATTGGCGGAATGGCCGGAATTCGACAGCGAAGTGCTGGGCGGCAACTACCAGAAAGATCACCTGAATAAGTCCGCAACCTTGGTGCATGCGATCGAGGCTGCTGCTGGACATCCGATTCTGCACGGCATTCCGACCACTGATTTTCGTGTGTCCGGAACGCTCTACAAAAACGATCCCCTGCCGACAACGGCGGCACCGTTAATGCTCGGGCATGTGGAAGGTAGCGAGACGGTTGAACCTGTCGCGTGGACTCACCAACGTCCCAACGGTGGTCGAGTGTTCTACACATCGCTCGGGCATCCAGGCACGTTCGAAATTCCGGAATTTCAGCGTCTATTGAAAAATGCGACGTACTGGGTCGCCGGCTTGCCGATCCCCGCGTCCAGATAA
- a CDS encoding PIG-L deacetylase family protein encodes MKTILAIGAHYDDCIFGVPGVLLQAVRKNYRVVTLHMIGDYTNWPPADGRAVAKMTTELSADRGVEAKFLDFASHRFDARLENQIVVAKAIAEIKPDIAFALWKEDNHNDHMVASELSRIALRHAGRILGDESYRPPKDIYFYDNGPRHTVGFEPNTFVDVTDEWDEAMEWLGKLNSWVRQEAFEKGTTIGSMTTKESLARYRGATCGARYAEAFWNPVHRKVDIL; translated from the coding sequence ATGAAAACGATCCTGGCAATCGGAGCTCACTATGACGACTGCATCTTCGGCGTTCCCGGAGTTCTGTTGCAGGCAGTGCGAAAGAACTATCGCGTGGTGACGCTGCACATGATCGGCGACTACACGAACTGGCCGCCTGCAGACGGACGAGCGGTGGCGAAAATGACGACGGAGTTGTCTGCTGACCGTGGCGTGGAAGCGAAGTTTTTGGATTTCGCGTCCCACCGCTTTGATGCTCGACTTGAGAATCAGATTGTCGTTGCCAAAGCGATTGCAGAGATCAAGCCGGACATCGCGTTTGCACTTTGGAAGGAAGACAACCACAACGATCACATGGTCGCCAGTGAACTCAGCCGTATCGCTTTGCGTCATGCGGGGCGCATTCTGGGGGATGAATCCTACCGGCCGCCCAAAGATATTTACTTTTACGACAACGGCCCGCGACACACGGTCGGCTTTGAACCGAACACGTTTGTTGATGTAACGGACGAATGGGACGAAGCCATGGAGTGGCTTGGTAAACTAAATTCCTGGGTCCGCCAGGAAGCGTTCGAAAAGGGAACCACAATCGGTTCTATGACCACGAAGGAATCCCTGGCTCGCTACCGTGGCGCCACGTGCGGTGCCCGCTATGCTGAGGCCTTCTGGAACCCCGTTCACCGCAAGGTTGATATTTTGTAA
- a CDS encoding serine hydrolase domain-containing protein — protein MKRRTILQAGLGLTIGRPVFAATRDYKFATAANVLQAATDSGQVEASALYVRHGDHVFTRSFGAAETIDAIFLLASISKPITVAAVMTLFDQGEFELDDPVRKFIPEFRGDGRDRMTMCQLFTHNSGLPDQLPENAKLRSTHAKLAAFVEGAIRTPLLFSPGSKYSYSSMAILLASEVAQRISGTTIAKLVDETVCQPLQMKHFALGVGRLNAKSLVRCQVENAAPESGSGGATTKSWDWNSEYWRQLGVPWGGAHGSAGDVAKFLNAFLHPTGKLLRPETAQLMIQNHNPRGMRRRGLGFDLGDNLQGPKRRDDVFGHTGSTGTLCWADPISDSICVVLTTLPGRAAVPHPRDLTSQKVAEVVS, from the coding sequence ATGAAACGCCGCACAATTCTTCAGGCCGGTTTAGGACTTACCATCGGCAGACCTGTTTTTGCTGCCACCCGAGACTACAAGTTCGCCACTGCCGCGAACGTATTGCAGGCGGCCACTGACTCCGGTCAGGTCGAAGCATCAGCACTGTATGTGCGTCACGGCGACCACGTCTTTACGCGATCTTTCGGTGCGGCGGAAACGATCGACGCGATCTTTCTTTTGGCTTCGATTTCAAAACCCATTACCGTCGCGGCTGTGATGACGCTGTTTGATCAGGGCGAATTTGAACTTGACGATCCGGTCCGCAAGTTCATTCCCGAATTCCGCGGCGATGGCCGCGACCGCATGACGATGTGCCAGTTGTTTACTCATAATTCGGGGCTGCCGGACCAACTGCCTGAGAATGCAAAGTTACGGTCGACTCATGCGAAGCTGGCAGCGTTTGTCGAAGGTGCGATTCGCACACCGCTGTTGTTCTCGCCGGGTTCGAAGTACAGCTATTCCAGTATGGCGATTCTGCTGGCCAGCGAGGTTGCTCAACGGATCAGCGGCACGACAATCGCGAAGCTTGTTGATGAAACGGTCTGTCAGCCTCTGCAAATGAAACACTTTGCCCTTGGTGTCGGACGACTGAACGCGAAATCATTGGTGCGTTGTCAGGTGGAAAACGCGGCCCCGGAATCTGGTTCCGGCGGTGCGACAACAAAAAGCTGGGACTGGAACAGTGAATACTGGCGCCAGTTGGGCGTGCCGTGGGGCGGCGCGCACGGTTCAGCTGGTGACGTGGCCAAATTCCTGAACGCTTTCCTGCATCCGACGGGAAAACTGCTCCGACCGGAGACCGCTCAGTTGATGATCCAAAATCACAATCCACGTGGGATGCGTCGCCGGGGTCTCGGCTTTGATCTGGGGGACAACCTTCAAGGCCCCAAACGACGCGATGATGTTTTCGGACATACCGGTTCAACGGGGACGTTATGCTGGGCCGATCCAATATCCGATTCCATCTGCGTTGTGTTGACCACTCTGCCCGGTCGAGCCGCAGTTCCGCATCCGCGTGACCTAACGTCACAAAAGGTGGCGGAAGTCGTGAGCTGA
- a CDS encoding dienelactone hydrolase family protein yields MKTCCAAFLLFVLPIVAHGQNRKQPELFEVPEIRSSWDDLTEGIQTTEDWQKRRAVLKQRYLDLIRDQHKPEKPPLDLKVHEDVVVDGAYRRKLISYAVESDERAHAYLGIPLDVEMPAPAIVALHGTYKYGKKRVAGLIDNPDKAYLDHLCRRGYVVIAPEHFVSGHRIPPEGPYQTADFYKKHPNWTAVGKFTYEHSIAIDVLQTLDEVDGDRIGALGHSLGGHGTFFLAAYDERVRASACNCGASFFRHNPRVEGWSRNHWYVYFKPIREGLLKKEMPPIDFHEIIALIAPRAFLDLSGLNDGHRPTQHQRLLMLMKVMEVYELQDAADNFGFYVHGRGHSVAHESRQLIYGFMDSHLKPPEVTKTKLVEAAE; encoded by the coding sequence TTGAAGACTTGCTGTGCCGCGTTCCTTCTCTTCGTCCTGCCGATCGTCGCGCATGGGCAGAACCGCAAACAGCCGGAGTTGTTTGAAGTTCCGGAGATACGTTCATCGTGGGATGACCTGACGGAAGGGATTCAAACCACAGAAGACTGGCAGAAACGGCGAGCTGTACTGAAGCAACGGTACCTCGATCTGATCCGCGATCAGCACAAGCCGGAAAAGCCGCCACTCGACTTGAAGGTCCACGAGGACGTTGTCGTTGACGGGGCCTATCGTCGGAAGCTAATCAGCTACGCAGTAGAATCCGATGAGCGAGCCCACGCGTATCTCGGCATTCCGCTCGATGTGGAAATGCCGGCTCCCGCAATCGTCGCGCTGCATGGCACCTACAAGTACGGCAAGAAGCGAGTCGCCGGGCTGATCGACAATCCGGACAAGGCGTACCTCGATCATCTGTGCCGGCGTGGCTACGTTGTCATCGCGCCGGAGCACTTTGTGTCAGGCCACAGAATTCCGCCGGAAGGCCCCTATCAAACGGCCGACTTCTACAAGAAACACCCAAACTGGACGGCCGTCGGAAAGTTCACGTACGAGCACTCCATCGCCATCGATGTGCTGCAAACTCTGGACGAAGTGGATGGCGACCGAATCGGAGCACTCGGACATTCGCTGGGCGGTCACGGCACCTTTTTTCTTGCGGCGTACGACGAACGCGTTAGGGCATCAGCATGCAACTGCGGCGCTTCGTTCTTCCGACACAACCCTCGCGTCGAAGGATGGTCTCGCAACCATTGGTATGTCTACTTCAAGCCCATTCGCGAAGGCCTGCTGAAGAAAGAAATGCCGCCGATCGACTTTCACGAAATCATTGCTCTGATTGCTCCTCGAGCATTTCTCGACCTCTCCGGGCTCAACGATGGACACAGACCGACTCAGCACCAGCGTCTGTTAATGCTGATGAAGGTCATGGAGGTGTACGAACTGCAGGACGCCGCAGACAATTTTGGCTTCTACGTGCACGGCCGAGGCCACTCCGTCGCGCACGAATCACGGCAGCTGATCTATGGCTTTATGGACTCACACCTAAAGCCGCCCGAAGTGACAAAAACGAAACTCGTGGAAGCTGCCGAATAA
- a CDS encoding Rid family hydrolase — MNRVFALAFFCVYSFASEGTAQQAKTSPIIQRHGTTFSQSAVLVDNAALAHTTQLIAQDGKTATVDDEIRDVFNRLSAVLSEFASTKTDLVKLNKYVADEETAKAATTFLTSWCAADARPAVSTVVTALPKGRKFAIDAVLVARNVDDVAKVAHHLAADDGRKVSASRAVASVLPKGDAVYVSGQAEPGDDLAAATKATLQGLLRTLEGMKLNRTDIVRIKCFLDPMSQVEIVNREIETFFGKETIPAVSHVEWIVGGGARPIEIELVAAAPLTKTTATVSYSTPQGMTTSPVYSRVAQIHGNRRIYVAGLVAADFEDGATQVHSIFQQLIRQLKPTRSNFRHLAKATYYVADEDVSSQLNKIRPHYYDPKRPPAASKAMVRGTGFGKRTLMVDMIAAPEGPLNSVLTPLAKKAKPTRQVVYKTVGDRKLHLHIFEPQGHQSTDRRPVLLAIHGGGWTGGNAQGFFPFAAHFAEQGMVGVSLEYRLRSDKDGTSVFDCVQDARSAVRWIRKNADTLGIDPAKIVAMGGSAGGHLAVSTALFDDVNEKSDPADVSARPDTMILLYPVIDTSAEGYGQKKIGDRWRELSPVHNVKSGLPPALIFHGTGDDVTPYVGAKRFHDLSTEAGNTSTLITHPAGRHGYLIFDPDEYAQALSQMNDFLVQQQLLPSK, encoded by the coding sequence GTGAATAGAGTTTTTGCATTGGCATTTTTCTGTGTCTACTCCTTCGCCAGTGAAGGAACGGCCCAGCAAGCCAAAACTTCGCCCATCATCCAGAGGCATGGAACAACCTTTAGCCAGTCGGCCGTTCTTGTCGACAACGCAGCTCTTGCCCACACGACTCAGTTGATCGCCCAGGATGGCAAAACCGCCACAGTCGATGACGAGATCCGGGATGTCTTTAACCGCCTGTCTGCAGTCCTCAGCGAATTCGCTTCAACCAAAACTGACCTCGTCAAATTAAACAAGTACGTTGCCGACGAAGAAACGGCGAAGGCGGCGACAACGTTTCTGACCAGCTGGTGCGCAGCGGATGCTCGTCCAGCCGTCTCCACCGTAGTCACCGCTTTGCCAAAGGGACGAAAGTTTGCGATTGATGCGGTATTGGTCGCCAGAAACGTCGACGACGTTGCGAAGGTCGCGCATCACCTCGCCGCAGACGATGGCAGAAAGGTATCAGCCAGCAGGGCAGTGGCCAGCGTTCTTCCGAAAGGCGACGCCGTGTATGTTTCTGGTCAGGCAGAGCCGGGTGATGACCTTGCAGCCGCGACAAAAGCCACGCTCCAAGGACTACTGAGAACACTGGAGGGTATGAAGTTAAACCGAACCGACATTGTGAGAATCAAGTGCTTTCTGGATCCGATGTCGCAGGTTGAAATCGTCAACCGCGAGATCGAAACGTTCTTCGGGAAAGAAACCATACCGGCCGTTTCTCACGTCGAATGGATCGTAGGCGGCGGCGCACGACCGATAGAAATTGAACTCGTCGCCGCAGCACCACTGACGAAGACAACCGCAACCGTCAGCTATTCGACGCCGCAGGGAATGACAACATCTCCCGTATACAGCCGCGTGGCTCAGATTCATGGCAATCGTCGAATTTATGTGGCAGGCCTGGTTGCCGCTGATTTCGAAGATGGAGCGACGCAGGTTCACTCCATCTTTCAACAGCTGATCCGACAGTTGAAACCCACTCGCTCAAATTTTCGACATCTTGCCAAGGCAACGTATTACGTCGCCGATGAAGATGTCAGCTCGCAGTTAAACAAAATCCGGCCACACTACTACGATCCCAAACGGCCGCCTGCAGCTTCGAAGGCGATGGTTCGCGGCACTGGCTTCGGCAAGCGAACGCTCATGGTCGATATGATTGCAGCTCCGGAAGGACCACTGAACTCGGTGCTGACTCCGTTGGCGAAGAAGGCCAAGCCGACTCGCCAGGTCGTCTACAAAACAGTTGGGGATCGCAAACTTCACCTGCACATTTTTGAGCCCCAGGGGCATCAGTCAACCGATCGTCGTCCGGTACTTTTGGCGATCCATGGTGGCGGATGGACGGGTGGGAATGCTCAGGGTTTCTTTCCGTTCGCCGCGCACTTTGCAGAGCAGGGCATGGTCGGCGTCAGTCTTGAGTACCGACTCAGAAGCGACAAAGACGGCACGTCGGTCTTCGACTGTGTCCAGGACGCTCGCAGCGCCGTACGCTGGATCCGAAAGAACGCCGACACCTTGGGAATTGACCCTGCAAAAATCGTGGCGATGGGAGGTTCCGCCGGCGGGCATTTGGCTGTTTCGACCGCACTGTTTGATGACGTCAATGAGAAGAGCGATCCGGCGGACGTCTCTGCACGACCGGACACAATGATCCTGTTGTATCCGGTCATCGACACGTCTGCAGAAGGCTACGGCCAGAAAAAGATCGGCGACCGCTGGCGCGAACTGTCTCCCGTACACAACGTAAAAAGTGGACTACCGCCGGCATTAATATTCCACGGCACGGGAGACGACGTCACACCGTATGTCGGCGCGAAGAGGTTCCACGACCTTTCCACCGAAGCTGGTAACACGAGTACCCTGATCACTCACCCCGCTGGCCGACACGGATACCTCATCTTCGATCCCGACGAATATGCACAGGCTTTGTCGCAGATGAATGACTTCCTTGTGCAACAACAGCTCCTTCCTTCAAAGTAG
- a CDS encoding amidohydrolase family protein: MTKSVPRATAFPGDRLSRRHLIQSAIGISATSVLASAASAFPDESSVPVVDTHLHCFGGANSKFPYHAKAPYRPEAAATPEHLLMCMKDAGVDYSIVVHPEPYQDDHRYLEHCLRVGGKKVKGTCLFFADRPGSVDGMAGLVNRNPGQIIAARVHAYAPGRLPPFGSNEIRNLWKTATDLGLAMQIHFEPRYASGFEPLIKEFSNTTVIIDHLGRPMQGTVKEHDVVVRWSRFPNTVMKVSALPDQNKYPHRDVRPVIRKLTEAFGADRMIYGGGFNAKATGESYREYRNQVGRLLAHLSAADRAKVLGGTAARLFGFV, translated from the coding sequence ATGACTAAATCCGTCCCACGCGCTACGGCGTTTCCCGGCGATCGCCTTTCTCGCCGCCACCTGATTCAAAGTGCGATCGGCATCTCGGCGACATCCGTTTTGGCTTCCGCCGCGTCTGCGTTCCCCGACGAAAGCTCTGTCCCCGTCGTTGATACGCACCTGCACTGTTTCGGCGGCGCGAATTCCAAATTTCCGTACCACGCAAAGGCGCCGTATCGTCCGGAGGCGGCCGCAACGCCGGAACATCTGCTGATGTGCATGAAGGACGCCGGAGTTGACTATTCAATCGTCGTGCATCCAGAACCTTATCAGGATGATCATCGCTATCTGGAACATTGCCTGCGTGTGGGCGGAAAAAAGGTGAAAGGGACGTGTTTGTTTTTTGCCGATCGACCAGGTTCAGTGGACGGTATGGCAGGGCTTGTGAATCGCAACCCGGGGCAAATCATCGCGGCTCGAGTTCATGCATACGCGCCCGGCAGGCTGCCTCCTTTCGGATCGAACGAAATTCGGAACCTCTGGAAAACGGCGACTGATCTGGGGCTGGCGATGCAGATTCATTTCGAACCACGCTACGCGTCGGGGTTTGAGCCGCTGATCAAAGAATTCTCCAACACGACCGTCATCATCGATCACCTTGGCCGCCCGATGCAGGGGACGGTTAAGGAACACGATGTCGTCGTTCGCTGGTCGCGTTTTCCCAATACCGTGATGAAGGTTTCTGCGCTGCCGGATCAGAACAAGTATCCGCATCGAGACGTCAGGCCCGTGATACGCAAGCTGACGGAGGCGTTTGGCGCTGACCGCATGATCTATGGCGGCGGCTTCAACGCTAAAGCAACGGGCGAATCTTATCGTGAATATCGCAACCAGGTCGGCCGACTACTGGCGCACCTTTCGGCGGCGGATCGAGCGAAAGTTTTGGGGGGCACGGCAGCCAGACTGTTCGGGTTTGTGTAA
- a CDS encoding sulfatase-like hydrolase/transferase, protein MKHLLLLILWCCFTPAILNASGDKPNVLFIAVDDLRVELGCYGQSWVKSPNIDRLAEQGTLFERAYCQQTVCNASRASLLTGMRPDTLRVWDLPTHFRQNKPDAVTLPQLFKNSGYHAQCVGKVFHNWRQDEWKGDPVSWSVPSVLHYNSHGNDKPLVDGAVPPNLASGKNGIECRDVPDNAYFDGRVADTAVETLRGLSKREDPFFLAVGFWKPHTPFNAPKKYWDLYDRNDVPVPTHVTPPTNVPDIALTSARYKGQSDSVELREMHHGHLAAISYLDAQIGRVLDELDALNLRQNTIVVLWSDHGLHLGEHGLTRKTTAFELDARVPLIIATPKHASGQRTASLVELLDLYPTLTELCGLKTPPEVEGESLVPLLSDPAANVHEVALTQTPRPNYPRVKMPKVMGYSIRTARYRHTEWRDFKTNVVQAKELYDHQNDPLETVNVESHDEHRTAVNGLAKKMAKVVTRQPNIPHPVTNPSSPHMLDLVTTGSDPARIDFAKLPQVPSKHAIISDVRDRAGTRVHQHAYLAHFNDRYWAMWSDGPGVPKPGLTPKQLRNVVPGHDRPDTRVSYATSVDGLTWSQPADLSGPPRTPGFGWIARGLWVRDGQLLALASHFNAPGYPGKGLSLEAFRWDMASGSWKAHGTVLDDTLNNFPPKRLPSGEFMMTRRDHRQQVSVMIGGSTAFDRWQVRPLASYDAKGRPEEPYWYVLPDGKNLAGLIRDNGRSGRLLRTFSTNSGRTWSPIARTNFPDATSKFFVLRTSRGYYAMVSNANPRRRDPLTLAISKDGLTFTHLFRLVGGRHVDYPHIIEHDNNLLIAFSGAKQTMEVLKVSFDDVDGLIDSLRKP, encoded by the coding sequence ATGAAACATCTGTTACTTCTGATTTTGTGGTGTTGCTTCACCCCAGCGATCTTGAACGCATCAGGCGATAAGCCAAACGTTCTGTTTATTGCGGTCGATGATCTGCGCGTGGAGCTGGGCTGTTACGGCCAGTCGTGGGTGAAATCTCCGAATATCGATCGGCTGGCCGAGCAGGGAACGCTGTTCGAACGAGCTTACTGTCAGCAAACCGTGTGCAATGCGTCACGAGCATCGCTGCTTACGGGAATGCGGCCGGATACGCTGCGAGTCTGGGATTTGCCGACGCACTTTCGTCAGAACAAACCGGATGCCGTGACGCTGCCTCAGCTATTTAAGAACAGTGGCTACCACGCGCAATGTGTGGGAAAGGTCTTTCACAACTGGCGGCAGGACGAATGGAAGGGCGACCCTGTTTCGTGGAGCGTTCCGTCAGTGCTGCACTACAACAGCCATGGAAATGACAAGCCGCTGGTCGACGGTGCTGTTCCTCCAAATCTGGCATCCGGGAAGAATGGCATCGAATGCCGCGACGTGCCGGATAATGCGTACTTCGATGGTCGCGTTGCGGACACCGCTGTGGAAACGCTGCGGGGACTCAGCAAACGCGAAGATCCATTTTTTCTTGCCGTTGGTTTCTGGAAACCACACACGCCATTTAATGCTCCAAAGAAGTACTGGGATCTGTACGATCGAAATGACGTCCCGGTGCCCACGCATGTGACTCCGCCGACAAACGTGCCCGACATCGCTCTCACCAGTGCCCGCTACAAAGGCCAGTCGGATTCCGTCGAACTGCGAGAAATGCATCACGGACATCTTGCGGCGATCAGCTACCTTGATGCGCAAATTGGTCGAGTGTTGGACGAACTGGATGCACTTAATCTGCGACAGAACACCATCGTCGTGTTGTGGTCTGACCACGGACTTCATCTTGGTGAACACGGCCTGACTCGCAAAACGACCGCCTTCGAACTCGACGCGCGTGTTCCGCTGATTATTGCCACACCTAAGCATGCGTCCGGTCAGCGAACGGCGTCACTGGTCGAATTGCTCGATCTCTACCCGACACTCACCGAACTTTGTGGACTGAAAACGCCGCCTGAGGTCGAAGGCGAGTCGCTGGTCCCACTGCTGTCAGATCCGGCGGCGAACGTTCATGAGGTCGCTCTCACACAAACGCCTCGTCCAAACTATCCGCGAGTGAAAATGCCGAAGGTCATGGGCTATTCCATTCGCACAGCTCGATATCGTCACACGGAATGGCGTGACTTCAAGACGAACGTCGTTCAGGCAAAAGAGCTGTACGATCACCAGAATGATCCTCTGGAGACAGTCAATGTCGAATCACATGATGAACACCGAACGGCCGTCAATGGGCTGGCGAAAAAAATGGCGAAGGTCGTCACGCGGCAACCCAACATTCCGCATCCCGTCACGAATCCCAGCAGTCCGCACATGCTGGATCTGGTAACAACGGGATCCGACCCAGCCCGCATCGATTTCGCAAAGCTGCCTCAGGTGCCCTCAAAGCATGCCATCATCAGCGATGTTCGAGACCGCGCCGGAACTCGCGTTCATCAACATGCGTATCTCGCACATTTCAACGACCGATACTGGGCCATGTGGAGTGACGGGCCGGGCGTACCGAAGCCGGGCTTAACACCGAAACAACTTCGCAACGTCGTTCCGGGCCATGACCGACCAGATACGCGGGTGTCTTATGCGACGAGCGTCGATGGGCTGACGTGGAGTCAACCGGCAGACCTGTCCGGACCGCCACGCACTCCCGGCTTCGGTTGGATCGCGCGCGGGTTGTGGGTTCGTGACGGCCAACTGTTAGCGCTGGCGAGCCACTTCAATGCGCCGGGCTATCCTGGAAAGGGCCTGAGCCTTGAAGCGTTTCGGTGGGATATGGCCAGCGGAAGCTGGAAGGCTCACGGCACTGTCTTGGATGACACGCTGAATAACTTTCCACCGAAGCGTCTGCCATCGGGTGAGTTCATGATGACGCGTCGCGATCACCGCCAGCAGGTTTCCGTGATGATTGGTGGCAGCACTGCGTTCGATCGCTGGCAGGTCCGTCCGTTGGCCAGCTACGACGCGAAGGGGCGGCCGGAGGAACCGTATTGGTACGTGTTGCCCGATGGAAAGAATCTGGCCGGGCTGATTCGCGATAACGGACGGTCGGGGCGATTGCTGCGGACGTTCTCGACAAACAGCGGTCGTACATGGAGTCCCATCGCCAGGACGAACTTTCCGGACGCGACCAGTAAATTCTTCGTGCTGCGAACGTCACGTGGATACTACGCGATGGTTTCCAACGCCAACCCGCGACGACGTGATCCACTGACCCTGGCCATCAGTAAAGATGGTCTGACGTTTACTCATTTGTTTCGGCTCGTCGGTGGCCGGCATGTCGACTATCCCCACATCATCGAACACGACAACAACTTGCTGATTGCGTTCTCCGGGGCGAAGCAAACGATGGAAGTCCTGAAGGTGTCGTTTGACGATGTCGACGGGCTGATTGATTCGCTGCGAAAACCCTGA